One window from the genome of Alphaproteobacteria bacterium encodes:
- a CDS encoding IS5 family transposase, which yields MWTNENRAKYKRDHLRYPSDLTDQEWAHVEPLIPPARRGGRKRETNMREALNAVMYVLSTGCQWRYLPRDLPPRSTVYRYFCDWSIDGVLDRIHDALYEKCREQAEREASPTAAIIDSQSVKSAEKGGASIDPHGFDAGKKIKGKKRHLLVDTQGLLMQAIVHSADVQDRDGGALLLATLLGRFPYLEKLFADSAYQGPIFAEAVAKILSRVKIEIVKRSDQAKGFVTLPKRWIVERTIAWLNRCRRLAKDWENLSFTALVFLRFASIRLMLRRLCNPA from the coding sequence ATGTGGACGAACGAGAACCGAGCGAAATACAAGCGTGACCATTTGCGATACCCGAGCGACCTGACGGATCAGGAGTGGGCGCATGTTGAACCGCTCATTCCTCCGGCGAGGCGAGGAGGCCGCAAACGCGAAACAAACATGCGAGAGGCGCTCAACGCCGTGATGTACGTGCTGAGCACCGGATGCCAATGGCGTTATCTTCCCAGGGATTTGCCGCCGCGCAGCACCGTCTATCGTTACTTTTGCGACTGGAGCATTGATGGCGTGTTGGATCGCATCCATGACGCGCTCTACGAAAAGTGTCGCGAGCAGGCCGAACGCGAGGCCAGCCCGACCGCCGCCATCATCGACAGCCAAAGCGTGAAAAGCGCGGAAAAAGGCGGGGCCTCGATCGATCCGCACGGGTTCGATGCGGGAAAGAAGATCAAGGGCAAGAAGCGCCACCTTCTCGTCGACACGCAAGGGCTGCTGATGCAGGCCATCGTTCATTCCGCCGACGTTCAGGACCGCGACGGCGGAGCTCTGTTGCTCGCGACGCTGCTTGGCCGGTTCCCTTATCTCGAAAAACTGTTCGCCGACAGCGCCTATCAGGGGCCGATCTTCGCCGAAGCGGTCGCCAAGATCCTGTCTCGGGTCAAGATCGAGATCGTCAAACGATCCGATCAGGCAAAAGGCTTCGTCACGCTGCCCAAGCGCTGGATCGTCGAGCGAACGATCGCTTGGCTCAACCGCTGCCGAAGACTGGCCAAGGACTGGGAGAACCTCAGCTTCACAGCCCTCGTGTTCCTTCGCTTCGCCTCCATCCGCCTCATGTTGCGAAGGCTCTGCAATCCCGCATGA